The following coding sequences are from one Hymenobacter sp. DG25A window:
- the rfaD gene encoding ADP-glyceromanno-heptose 6-epimerase — protein sequence MIVVTGAAGFIASCLVTRLNAANFNDIVVVDNFSVERKLANLKGKHLREYVDRNEFFEWLDKNHEEVEFIFHLGARTDTTEQDRAVLDVLNLNYSKQMWQACVRYQLPLVYASSAATYGSGTLGYSDQDDALLPLYRPLNPYGESKNDFDNWAVEQEEKPFFWAGLKFFNVYGPNEYHKGRMASVILHAFEQIRRTGSMELFRSHNPDYTDGGQMRDFVYVKDVVEVCYFLLHHRQHSGIYNLGTGEARTFLDLALNTFAALDMTADIQFKDTPEDIRDKYQYFTEADMRKLRGIGYDRPFTRLEDGINDYVRNYLATGAYY from the coding sequence ATGATAGTTGTGACCGGAGCGGCCGGCTTTATTGCCAGCTGCCTTGTAACCCGCCTCAATGCCGCCAACTTCAACGACATTGTGGTGGTGGATAATTTCTCAGTGGAGCGCAAGCTGGCCAACCTCAAAGGCAAGCACCTGCGCGAGTACGTAGACCGCAACGAGTTTTTTGAGTGGCTCGATAAAAACCACGAGGAAGTGGAGTTCATCTTCCACCTCGGTGCCCGCACCGATACCACCGAGCAGGACCGCGCCGTGCTGGACGTGCTCAACCTGAACTACTCCAAGCAGATGTGGCAGGCCTGTGTGCGCTATCAGCTGCCGCTGGTGTATGCCTCTTCGGCTGCCACCTACGGCTCGGGCACGCTGGGCTATTCTGATCAGGATGATGCGCTGCTGCCGCTGTACCGCCCCCTGAACCCCTACGGCGAGTCGAAAAACGACTTCGACAACTGGGCTGTGGAGCAGGAAGAAAAGCCGTTTTTCTGGGCAGGCCTGAAGTTCTTTAACGTGTACGGCCCCAACGAATACCACAAGGGCCGCATGGCATCCGTAATTCTGCACGCCTTCGAGCAGATCCGGCGCACGGGCTCCATGGAGCTGTTCCGCTCCCACAACCCCGACTATACCGACGGCGGCCAGATGCGCGACTTCGTGTATGTGAAGGACGTGGTGGAAGTGTGCTATTTCCTGCTGCACCACCGCCAGCATTCCGGCATCTACAACCTGGGCACCGGCGAGGCCCGCACATTCCTGGACCTGGCCCTGAACACGTTTGCCGCCCTGGATATGACGGCCGACATCCAGTTCAAAGACACGCCCGAAGACATCCGTGATAAGTACCAGTACTTCACGGAGGCCGATATGCGCAAGCTGCGCGGCATTGGCTACGACCGGCCCTTTACCCGCCTGGAAGATGGCATCAATGACTACGTGCGCAATTACCTGGCCACGGGGGCTTATTATTAA
- a CDS encoding 6-pyruvoyl trahydropterin synthase family protein, which produces MIYVSRQEHFNAAHKLYNPNWTEERNREVFGPCANTNWHGHNFDLIVTVKGKPSPETGFVVDLKQLSQLIREHIIAQVDHKNLNLDVPFMAGKLASTENLVLAFWEILQRQLPTITNAQLHSIKLYETPRNFVEYYGEA; this is translated from the coding sequence ATGATTTACGTCAGCCGGCAGGAACACTTCAACGCGGCCCATAAGCTATATAACCCTAACTGGACCGAGGAGCGGAACCGGGAGGTTTTCGGCCCCTGCGCCAACACCAACTGGCACGGTCATAACTTCGACCTGATAGTAACGGTGAAAGGCAAGCCCAGCCCCGAAACCGGCTTTGTGGTGGATCTGAAGCAGCTCAGCCAGCTAATCCGGGAGCACATCATTGCTCAGGTAGACCATAAAAACCTGAATCTGGACGTGCCCTTTATGGCCGGCAAGCTGGCCAGCACGGAAAACCTGGTGCTGGCATTCTGGGAAATTCTGCAGCGCCAGCTCCCCACCATCACCAATGCCCAACTGCACTCCATTAAACTCTACGAAACGCCCCGCAACTTTGTGGAGTATTACGGCGAAGCTTAG
- the lpxB gene encoding lipid-A-disaccharide synthase, producing MKYYLIAGERSGDLHAANLMRELKQQDPQAEFRVWGGDMMAAEGAELVHHYQEMAIMGFLEAATSILKFRGFLKECERDLLAWKPDVVILVDYAGFNMRVAKFAKAAGLKVFYYISPKIWAWNQSRGHKIKQLVDRMFVILPFEEEFYKRFDYKVDYIGNPTSDVVADFRPSPDFYQRNNLDPQRPIIAVLPGSRKQEIEEMLFEMTAIIPPFMDYQFIVAGVDNLDATYYANFERNNVRILFNQTYDILSHAKAAMVTSGTATLETALFDVPQVVCYRTSAVSYVISKAVIKVPYISLVNLIAEKEVVKELIQGEFNSRKLVQELKKITADEAFIARQKADYAELREKLGRNNSAKKAAELMVGYLQN from the coding sequence ATGAAGTATTACCTGATAGCCGGGGAACGTTCCGGTGACCTGCACGCCGCCAACCTGATGCGTGAGTTGAAGCAGCAAGACCCCCAGGCCGAGTTCCGGGTATGGGGCGGCGACATGATGGCAGCCGAAGGCGCGGAATTGGTGCACCATTACCAGGAAATGGCCATTATGGGCTTTTTGGAAGCAGCTACCAGCATCCTTAAGTTTCGGGGCTTTCTGAAAGAGTGTGAGCGGGATTTGCTGGCCTGGAAACCCGACGTTGTGATTCTGGTAGACTATGCCGGCTTCAACATGCGGGTGGCCAAGTTTGCCAAAGCCGCCGGCCTGAAGGTATTCTACTACATTTCGCCCAAAATATGGGCCTGGAACCAGAGCCGCGGCCACAAAATCAAGCAGCTGGTTGACCGCATGTTCGTGATTCTGCCGTTCGAGGAAGAATTCTACAAGCGCTTCGACTACAAAGTAGACTATATTGGCAACCCCACCTCCGATGTAGTAGCCGACTTCCGGCCTTCCCCCGACTTCTATCAGCGCAATAACCTGGACCCTCAGCGGCCCATTATTGCCGTGCTGCCCGGCTCCCGCAAGCAGGAAATCGAGGAAATGCTCTTTGAGATGACGGCCATCATCCCGCCGTTCATGGATTATCAGTTCATTGTGGCCGGCGTCGATAACCTCGACGCAACCTACTACGCCAACTTCGAGCGCAACAACGTCCGCATCCTCTTCAACCAGACCTACGATATCCTCAGCCACGCCAAGGCGGCCATGGTAACCAGCGGTACCGCCACCCTGGAAACCGCTCTATTTGATGTGCCACAGGTAGTCTGCTACCGCACCAGCGCCGTGTCCTACGTCATCAGCAAGGCCGTAATTAAGGTGCCTTACATTTCCTTAGTCAATCTTATTGCTGAAAAGGAAGTGGTAAAAGAGCTGATTCAGGGCGAATTCAACTCCCGCAAACTGGTGCAGGAGTTGAAAAAGATAACGGCCGATGAAGCATTTATCGCCAGGCAGAAAGCAGATTATGCAGAACTGCGCGAGAAACTGGGCCGCAATAATTCCGCTAAAAAAGCAGCGGAGTTAATGGTGGGATACCTGCAGAATTAG
- a CDS encoding ABC transporter substrate-binding protein, whose amino-acid sequence MPQLFLRVLWALPLLGLLACQPDKQPAATENAARPQQLTDDLGRRLTVPARPRRILALAPSMTEMLYAVADTATIIARTQACDFPQAALRKPVVNSYPLDLERLVALQPDVVFTIEGITSQDDAARLEKLGIPVYYQRYNTVEDIFKGLQDLGRILHRAPQARHLTDSLRTALEAITAAAPAGPRPRVLAITWQDPIYVYGQNTLFTDKIRLAGGQNAVAEAFTQPYPALTREYILQLNPDVLLGGRFGQLDSTFFKNYPELRRIRAYQNRRVFAVTGNLMERPSPRVVESIQELQRLLRQPAAR is encoded by the coding sequence ATGCCTCAGTTATTTCTACGGGTGCTTTGGGCGCTGCCCTTGCTCGGTTTGCTCGCCTGCCAGCCCGATAAGCAGCCCGCCGCTACCGAAAATGCCGCCCGGCCCCAGCAGCTGACCGATGACCTGGGCCGCCGCCTCACTGTGCCGGCCCGGCCGCGCCGCATTCTGGCGCTGGCTCCGTCCATGACGGAAATGCTGTACGCCGTTGCTGACACCGCCACCATCATTGCCCGCACCCAGGCCTGCGACTTCCCGCAAGCGGCCCTGCGCAAGCCCGTGGTCAACAGCTACCCACTGGATCTGGAGCGCCTGGTAGCGCTGCAGCCCGATGTAGTTTTCACCATTGAGGGCATCACCTCCCAGGACGATGCCGCCCGCCTCGAAAAGCTGGGCATTCCGGTGTATTACCAGCGCTACAACACGGTAGAGGACATATTCAAAGGGCTGCAGGACCTGGGCCGCATCCTGCACCGCGCACCACAAGCCCGCCACCTCACCGATTCTCTCCGCACCGCACTGGAAGCCATAACCGCGGCGGCACCGGCCGGGCCGCGCCCCCGGGTGCTGGCCATTACCTGGCAGGACCCCATTTATGTATATGGCCAGAATACCCTGTTTACCGATAAAATCAGGCTGGCCGGGGGGCAAAACGCGGTGGCAGAGGCTTTTACGCAACCTTACCCGGCTCTCACCCGCGAGTACATTCTGCAGCTAAACCCCGATGTGCTGCTGGGCGGCCGCTTTGGGCAGCTGGACAGCACGTTTTTTAAGAATTATCCGGAGCTGCGCCGCATTCGGGCCTACCAGAACCGCCGCGTGTTTGCCGTAACCGGCAACCTGATGGAGCGCCCCAGCCCGCGCGTGGTAGAATCCATTCAGGAGCTGCAACGCTTGTTGCGGCAGCCGGCGGCCCGGTAA
- a CDS encoding FecCD family ABC transporter permease produces MNQRAAIWLVLGLVLLVVLLALGLRVGSYSVDYALVRRALLHYNPADPAQLVLVELRLPRLLLAVLAGAGLAVSGYLMQAMVNNALADPYLLGTASGGALGAILCFSFLPSVFLGGFYLPPLAALAGALGTTLVVVVLGMQQGQLRPAQLLLGGVAIGSLTTAIGGLLTFLSDSQEKLRSVAFWAMGSFERAGWELLPYPAVALAMVLGLFLFLQKDLSILLLGEERAQALGMNVGRTRWILVIAASGLTGCVVALCGPIGFVGLMIPHITRWLLGVTGRANLWVCAVLGGNFLLACDLLARVLYPPAGLPVGIVTALFGVPFFVYLLRKKEGFRV; encoded by the coding sequence ATGAATCAACGTGCCGCCATTTGGCTAGTGCTGGGTCTGGTGCTGCTGGTAGTGCTGCTGGCGCTGGGCTTGCGCGTGGGCAGCTACTCCGTAGACTATGCCCTGGTGCGCCGTGCCCTGCTGCACTACAACCCCGCCGACCCCGCCCAGCTGGTACTGGTAGAGCTGCGCCTACCCCGGCTGCTGCTGGCCGTGCTGGCCGGCGCGGGGCTGGCCGTGAGTGGCTACCTCATGCAGGCCATGGTAAACAACGCCCTGGCCGACCCTTATCTACTGGGCACTGCCTCCGGCGGGGCCCTGGGCGCTATTCTTTGCTTTTCTTTTTTGCCCAGTGTTTTTCTGGGGGGCTTTTACCTGCCGCCGCTGGCAGCCCTGGCCGGCGCCCTGGGCACTACGCTGGTAGTAGTAGTGCTGGGCATGCAGCAAGGGCAATTGCGCCCGGCGCAGCTGCTGCTGGGCGGCGTGGCCATTGGCTCCCTCACTACCGCCATTGGCGGGTTGCTTACTTTTTTATCTGATTCGCAGGAAAAGCTGCGCTCCGTGGCTTTCTGGGCCATGGGTAGTTTTGAGCGGGCCGGCTGGGAGTTGTTGCCCTACCCGGCCGTAGCACTGGCAATGGTACTGGGGCTGTTTCTATTTCTGCAGAAAGACCTTTCCATTTTACTGCTGGGGGAGGAGCGGGCACAGGCCCTGGGGATGAACGTAGGCCGTACGCGCTGGATTCTGGTTATTGCGGCCTCGGGGCTTACGGGCTGTGTAGTAGCCTTGTGTGGCCCCATTGGGTTTGTGGGGCTCATGATTCCGCACATCACGCGCTGGCTTTTGGGGGTTACGGGCCGGGCCAACCTGTGGGTGTGCGCGGTGCTGGGCGGCAACTTTCTGCTGGCCTGCGACCTGCTGGCCCGCGTGCTCTATCCGCCGGCGGGCTTGCCGGTAGGCATTGTTACTGCCCTGTTTGGCGTACCGTTCTTCGTATATTTGCTCCGAAAAAAAGAAGGATTCAGGGTGTAG
- a CDS encoding FAD/NAD(P)-binding protein has translation MQRKTITILGGGFSGSMLAVQLAHLPGGPFACDIHLVEPRPALGPGLAYTARRPEYLLNVRSALLSAFPDQPGHFAEWLRSTNAPACEQDFCARQTYGRYIQEQVASVVAQQAANGMRVTAHNTSATAATLAADGQSAVVELADGTRLESHYVVLALGNFPPLPPTRPSEGYSAHPGFHGNPWAQGALRTIGLDDSVLLIGSGLTAVDVLLGLRADGHRAPITVVSGHGRWPTTHGPVAAPYPSFYASDLQQLTTVAEVMAAVRRRVRKAAAEGIDWRSVVDSLRPDLGRIWANCPLPEQARFLRHVSSLWTTIRHRSPPQNAATIESMMAAGQVQVHRGRVCHLAAQGAELAVQVRQKHDTTVLTAQHVVSCTGPLLDYTRIQDPLVQSMRAAGQLVPDVLRLGMETDEHGALRNTVGIVSPVFFTLGPSRRPAYFESTAVPELRQQAVALAQLLGQRVAD, from the coding sequence GTGCAACGGAAGACCATAACAATTTTAGGCGGGGGATTTTCGGGCTCGATGCTGGCCGTGCAGCTGGCCCATTTACCGGGCGGGCCATTTGCCTGTGATATTCATTTAGTGGAGCCCCGACCGGCACTCGGGCCGGGGCTGGCCTACACTGCCCGCCGGCCGGAGTATCTGCTGAACGTGCGCAGCGCCCTGCTCAGTGCTTTTCCCGATCAGCCGGGGCATTTTGCTGAGTGGCTGCGCAGCACCAACGCGCCGGCCTGCGAGCAGGATTTCTGCGCCCGCCAAACCTACGGGCGCTACATACAGGAGCAGGTGGCCAGCGTAGTAGCGCAGCAGGCGGCGAATGGCATGCGGGTTACGGCCCACAACACCTCCGCTACCGCAGCCACCCTGGCAGCCGATGGGCAGTCGGCGGTGGTGGAACTGGCGGATGGTACCCGCCTGGAAAGCCATTATGTGGTGCTGGCGCTGGGCAATTTCCCACCACTGCCCCCTACGCGTCCATCGGAAGGGTACAGTGCCCACCCCGGCTTTCATGGTAACCCCTGGGCACAGGGGGCGCTCCGCACTATTGGCCTGGATGATTCGGTACTGCTGATTGGCTCCGGCCTGACGGCCGTAGATGTATTGCTGGGGCTGCGCGCCGATGGACACCGCGCGCCTATTACCGTGGTATCGGGGCACGGGCGCTGGCCTACCACGCACGGCCCGGTAGCCGCGCCTTATCCCAGCTTCTATGCCAGTGATCTGCAGCAATTAACTACCGTGGCTGAGGTAATGGCCGCCGTACGCCGCCGCGTGCGAAAAGCGGCAGCAGAAGGTATAGACTGGCGGTCAGTAGTAGATTCGCTCCGGCCCGATCTGGGCCGGATATGGGCAAATTGCCCCCTGCCGGAACAGGCCCGGTTCCTTCGCCACGTCTCTTCTCTGTGGACTACCATCCGCCACCGGAGCCCGCCTCAGAACGCCGCCACTATTGAAAGCATGATGGCGGCCGGCCAGGTGCAGGTGCACCGGGGCCGGGTATGCCACCTGGCTGCCCAGGGCGCTGAGCTGGCGGTGCAGGTGCGGCAAAAACACGACACAACGGTTCTCACCGCGCAACACGTGGTTTCCTGCACCGGGCCGCTGCTGGACTATACCCGCATTCAGGACCCGCTGGTGCAAAGCATGCGGGCGGCCGGCCAGCTGGTGCCCGATGTGCTGCGCTTAGGCATGGAAACTGATGAGCACGGGGCCCTGCGCAACACGGTCGGCATTGTTTCTCCGGTGTTCTTCACGCTGGGGCCCAGCCGCCGGCCCGCTTACTTTGAATCGACGGCGGTGCCGGAGTTGCGGCAGCAGGCCGTGGCGCTGGCCCAGCTCCTAGGCCAGCGAGTGGCTGACTAA